The following coding sequences are from one Diabrotica virgifera virgifera chromosome 2, PGI_DIABVI_V3a window:
- the LOC126879750 gene encoding uncharacterized protein LOC126879750 translates to MASSTPAIENYTEESNNFINVDNVDNIYNSSVDNYMVEAVLRGVQSLSENKVDNSQLRHEENSNSGANLFENSNSGTNLCDNSNNGTDLCEISNYVNKQLKQVVVSNVSENMDASDTFNSELSQLTVSKNVKKNEKVDSDSKINLEGRRIVDIQYFLDSLILISNHAPHFGCSLQNLKVTKETRFGLASKITFKCNMCLSTETVTTVEDFEEINKSAVLGITNVGSGYAHLNEFNSSLNIPTLSSKTYNKIQDNLSDLWEEAALEEMAKAANEEKRLAIECGELSKDGIPLVIVVCDGVWAKRSYRINYNSFSGAAAIVGFKTKKVLFLTVRNKFCIICKKYSTDTPQHNCYKNWNGSSSAMEANIIAEGFTKSIEMYGLIFNKMVADGDSSCYDAILQKNPYKNFDISVQKVEFRNHLLRNYLRKIRDLTQQKDSGPLQLRKEVKKNMLRFRYAITEAIKYRKNQPHILGKKIEYLRQDI, encoded by the exons ATGGCAAGTTCTACTCCTGCTATTGAGAATTATACCGAAGAaagcaataattttattaatgtagATAATGTAGACAATATTTATAATAGTTCAGTAGACAATTATATGGTAGAAGCAGTTTTACGTGGTGTACAATCTCTGAGTGAAAATAAAGTTGATAATTCTCAACTCCGACATGAAGAAAATTCAAATAGCGGAGCAAACCTTTTTGAGAATTCAAATAGTGGAACAAACCTTTGTGACAATTCAAATAATGGAACAGACCTTTGTGAGATttcaaattatgtaaacaaacaACTCAAACAAGTAGTAGTTTCTAATGTTAGTGAAAATATGGACGCTAGTGATACTTTTAATTCCGAACTTAGTCAACTTACAGTTTCtaaaaatgtgaagaaaaatgaaaaagtaGACTCTGACTCAAAAATAAACCTCGAAGGACGCAGAATAGTtgatattcaatattttttagatTCCCTGATTTTAATATCAAACCATGCGCCTCACTTTGGATGTtctcttcaaaatttaaaagtaacAAAAGAAACAAGATTTGGATTAGCATCTAAAATAACATTTAAATGTAATATGTGTCTTTCTACTGAGACTGTGACAACAGTTGAAGATTTCGAAGAAATCAATAAAAGTGCTGTCCTTGGCATTACTAACGTTGGGTCAGGATATGCACATTTAAATGAATTCAATTCTTCTTTAAATATACCAACATTATCCTCTAAAACATATAACAAGATACAGGATAACTTATCGGACCTTTGGGAAGAAGCGGCATTAGAAGAAATGGCAAAAGCTGCCAACGAAGAAAAAAGATTAGCAATAGAATGCGGTGAACTAAGTAAAGACGGAATCCCTTTAGTTATCGTCGTTTGTGATGGTGTTTGGGCTAAAAGGTCATACAGAATAAACTATAATTCATTTAGTGGGGCTGCTGCAATTGTGGgtttcaaaacaaaaaaagtacTATTTTTAACAGTGAGAAATAAATTTTGCATCATCTGCAAAAAATATTCCACTGATACACCACAAcataattgttacaaaaattgGAACGGTTCCTCAAGTGCTATGGAAGCTAACATTATTGCTGAAGGATTTACCAAGAGTATTGAAATGTAtggattaatttttaataaaatggtTGCCGATGGAGATAGCAGCTGCTATGATGCTATATTGCAAAAGAacccatataaaaattttgatatttcTGTTCAGAAGGTGGAGTTCCGAAATCACTTGCTGAGAAATTATCTCAGAAAAATAAGAGACCTGACTCAACAAAAGGATTCTGGGCCTTTGCAACTCCGAAAAGAAGTGAAG AAAAACATGTTGAGATTTAGATATGCTATAACAGAAGCTATCAAGTATAGAAAAAATCAGCCACATATTTTGggcaaaaaaattgaatatttaaGGCAAGATATTTAA